In one Moritella sp. 5 genomic region, the following are encoded:
- a CDS encoding aspartate aminotransferase family protein, which yields MMKNSNQNSNHNSDWSDVFVHLDPKAQPHYLNAIEHSARELSAMFTAVDAPYSGLEPAQLNAKIMAMPIGKSPIAPLAEIISNNVNLIGKNSIIVQHPHCIAHLHTPPLIPALAAETIISALNQSMDSWDQASSATYVEQKMTDWLCELFGYNLEHSATSNGADGVFTSGGTQSNLMGLLLARDRAVEQISGESVQKDGLPSYAKKLRILCSQTSHFTVQKSASLMGLGERAVVTVATDEFGCLDMNALTATIADLESQDLIPFCVVGTAGTTDLGAIDDLQAIAAISEQHNMWFHVDGAYGGALILSSHKDRLAGIELADSISTDFHKLFFQPISCGALLIRDNHNFKYLLHHADYLNRETDELPNLVDKSIATTKRFDALKLLMSMQALGTDKFGAMYDHLISLTQDVGGLVTATDKFELLAQPQLSTVLFRYNHLSTNSDVSIEHEEEISMINQRLRLDLLTAGQAVLGETKINGYTCLKLTILNPCLQLSDFESLFSKIADFAELQSYIN from the coding sequence ATGATGAAAAACTCAAACCAAAACTCAAATCACAACAGTGATTGGTCTGATGTATTCGTACATCTTGATCCTAAAGCACAACCGCATTATCTTAACGCTATCGAGCATTCTGCACGCGAATTATCAGCGATGTTTACTGCTGTTGACGCACCGTATTCAGGGCTTGAACCTGCGCAGTTAAATGCAAAAATCATGGCGATGCCAATTGGTAAATCGCCGATTGCCCCCTTGGCTGAAATCATTTCTAACAATGTTAACCTAATTGGTAAAAACTCAATTATCGTGCAACATCCGCATTGTATTGCGCATTTACACACGCCACCGTTAATCCCGGCGCTTGCTGCCGAAACGATTATATCGGCATTAAATCAATCAATGGATTCATGGGACCAAGCGTCTTCTGCTACCTATGTAGAACAAAAAATGACAGATTGGTTGTGTGAGTTATTCGGTTATAACCTTGAGCATTCAGCAACAAGCAATGGCGCTGATGGTGTGTTTACCAGTGGTGGCACGCAAAGTAACTTAATGGGTCTGTTATTGGCACGTGACCGTGCCGTAGAACAAATCTCAGGTGAAAGCGTGCAGAAAGATGGTTTACCAAGTTACGCGAAAAAGTTGCGCATCCTGTGTTCACAAACAAGTCATTTTACCGTGCAAAAATCAGCATCCTTAATGGGACTGGGTGAACGTGCCGTGGTTACTGTGGCGACTGACGAGTTTGGTTGTTTAGATATGAACGCGCTAACTGCAACGATTGCCGATCTAGAGTCGCAAGACTTGATCCCATTCTGTGTAGTTGGTACGGCAGGTACGACAGACCTTGGTGCAATTGATGATCTGCAAGCGATTGCGGCTATCAGCGAACAGCATAATATGTGGTTCCACGTTGATGGTGCTTATGGTGGCGCATTAATCCTAAGCTCACACAAAGATCGTCTGGCTGGTATTGAGCTAGCGGATTCGATTAGCACCGATTTTCACAAGTTGTTCTTCCAACCGATTAGCTGCGGCGCATTACTGATTCGTGATAACCACAATTTCAAATACTTGTTACATCATGCGGACTATCTTAATCGTGAAACTGACGAACTACCAAACTTGGTGGATAAATCAATTGCGACAACAAAACGTTTTGATGCGTTGAAACTGTTGATGTCTATGCAAGCGTTAGGGACTGATAAATTTGGTGCGATGTACGATCACCTAATCAGCTTAACGCAAGATGTAGGCGGGTTAGTGACAGCGACAGACAAGTTTGAACTGTTGGCGCAACCGCAATTAAGCACCGTGTTATTTAGATATAACCATTTATCTACAAACAGTGATGTAAGCATTGAGCATGAAGAAGAAATCAGCATGATCAATCAGCGTTTACGTTTAGATCTGTTAACAGCAGGCCAAGCAGTATTGGGCGAAACCAAAATTAATGGTTATACCTGCTTAAAACTGACGATTTTGAATCCGTGTTTACAGTTAAGTGATTTTGAAAGCTTGTTTAGCAAGATCGCTGATTTTGCTGAACTTCAAAGTTATATCAATTAG